Part of the Siniperca chuatsi isolate FFG_IHB_CAS linkage group LG6, ASM2008510v1, whole genome shotgun sequence genome, TAATATTTCTTCTCCCTTGTTTATCTTATATTTATATGgttactgtacatgcagtatTAGTGGTAGTATTACATGACTACATTGTTGACCACAACTGCCATATAAACTGAGGTTTATAATAATGTCACCAAACTGAAACAAGCCACTGACAAGGGCAGCATCTAGTCTCTGAATAACTGGACAAATATGTAAAGTCGGCAGGTTATTAAGGGTCTGGAACTAGAGTAATATTATTGTTAATTTGTGGAAAGAGTCAGTTAATTATTACTGCTTTCACCTTTCAGTAATGCATTGTTCAACGAGCTGTAATGGCCCAATTGATGCAGAATCTCTGTAATGTGCAAAGGTCTGCATAGGTCCAGCCCTTAACCTGGAAAACAGCAAGCTCTGTAGCATGGTTCcagaaaatacaagaaaaatgttCCTCACCGTGGTACTCCCAACCACCTTAGATGACACTTTATCAGGAAATTCTTGTTAGTTcttaagaaaaaggaaaaacaacaaaaatacttCCAATAAAGGAGTCAACCTTTGAAGTAGActatctttttttcattctatttttaggtctaaaacattgttttttgttttctgctacCATAGGGACAACAACACAGCATGCCCAACTAAACATAATGTAATTTCATTGACATCCTAAGTGGGACCTGCACCGTTAATGATCGAAGTGAAATGTCGTGTTGAGTATCACATTGCACCATCAGCAGCTCCATAATGACCTGCATGATGGACTGTCAACATTGACCTTTTTCCTCTCATATAGGCCCAAACTGCTGTAAAGCCAAAGTCAACCAGGCCATCAAAGTGTTGTAAACAGATTAAACATCTGTTTGACTGCAGGGGGAATCACTTGATTAGCCATGCAGTGTAGTGAAAGTCAGCCTTAAATAACATAATCACAGAGGCTGATGAGGCTGCCCTCATCTAATGTGATTGTCAGTTGAGGGTTGTAAAAGGCTGATGGCCGTCACTCTCTCTTAGACGGCTAAAAATGGTTATGGTGGGGATGACCGGAAACATAAAATGACTTGACTGTCATGACCGAgtgaggactgtgtgtgtgtgtgtgtgtgtgcgtgttcatgtttgtatgtGACTGGGATGGGCTAAGGGGCCATTtagagggaggaggtggagagatACTCAGCACTGATGAACCGAAAGGTGGATGGTATATAATAGAGGGAGATGAAAGCATTGGATCAACGACCGGTCCACTGTGCATCAAAGAAGACTCAAAGACAGCCAGCGAGATAACAGataaccaaaagaaaacagctaAGAAAGTTTCAGAACAAACCAGACCAACAAAAAGATAAACCTCCCTACAGTCAGGTATCCAGTATGCGGGCTCTGGTGGTTTTGCCTCTGCTGTTATGTGCAGTGGTGCATGTGGACCAGGTGAGAGCGGAGGTGAAGGCAGTGAAGCTGTGCGGTCGAGAGTTCTTGAGGGCCGTCGTTTATACCTGCGGAGGCTCCCGTTGGAGGAGATTCCTCAGTGAGTCAGACATGGATGGTGAGACAActtctctttttaatttttcaaaacagCAGGCACAGTGGTCAGTGAAGAAGTAAACAAAGAGTCTTATAATTAGATGTGTGGATACAAGAACTAATAACATATAAAtggatttttctctttctgtgaagATTTAGGATAAATGTAGGtgttgcttgctgtaatcattcatTCTGTTCGTAGTGGCCCAGAAGAGATCCCTTGCTTTTAATGTAAGAGATgggtgacaaaatccacagtcctccttccatttatctgaagctaatatgaggcctCAGTGGTCTGTTAGACAAATagatatcttccaaagttacaacctttttagcataaaaaaatCCCTCTTTTTGTTCCTATCCCACCACTAGAGCTcaacagggaaacacaaagagggaatttcattCTAAAAAggctgtaactttggaagatatccacttgattaTCTCAAACTGCTGAAGAATATTAGCTTCACATAAGCTTTAGAATACttttttgcacaaaatgaagactgtggattttgtcccccataaCTTACATTGGAAGTATGTTAGGAAAAGTTTTAATGGCTAGTATGAACAGAAGAATTGATGTCAGCAAGAAAAACCtttttcaatgttcatatgggcacctgactaatgaaaattatgaacctgtcctttaaacTCAGTCCTATTTTGTGGTAGATGTACTGTACAGCAGCAGGGCTACCTATAGAGAGGATTTGTACCATTTACttatgaatatatatttacTACTTTTGTCTCAGGTATTTCTTGGAAAATATATCTTGAGCTCAGTGATACCTCTTAAATAAATACCTCTTAACACACAGTGTCTCCTTTCTGTTTCCCTTTAAGTAGCTTTAGGGTtgttaaaatcatcttatttCACACTGTCAAAGCGTCTCAAATATATCACACATATGTGTCAGCTTGTTTTagctcttcattgaagctatattgtgaaatatttccccaaaattcagcctgaccCGCTCCTGGGCTGCTACTTGTTGAGGGTTTAACTACTGTACGGCCAAGTCTGGTAATGATGAGAAGACAGTAAGACATTTTACGATGTCCCAGCTTTATTTTGCAGAAATTCTGTTGAAGTGAATCCTGCAGTTTACATCCACCTTTTTTGGAAACTGAATCTTTTCTGTACTCATTTTTCTGCTAAAGTTTTCTGCAAAAATCGACCGTTTATAAAATCTCATCCTATTTATCATATATGACTGAAATTGTTCTTTCTCATACAAtttatgtgttttgatgttACTTTCACTGACTCAGGCATCACAGTTTGAACCCACTGAACTGCTGAGTACTTCTGCCAATGTGCATGCAAGATATTAACCCTCAGACTAGAACATAAAACAGTTAAACTAAAGGGGATTCATGTTTCTGAAAGCCAGTGACCTGCAGCTTTCCACTGCTGTGTCCTCAgtgttttcactattttttttttgtttaggcACCTTTCCATTCAACCAAACTGCTTGGGTTGTTgctacatgtactgtatactgtatactattaATTCAGTGCAGTGGGtgtgcaggcagacaggtgcTCTAGCACAGAGACATTGTCTGCTTTTCTACCTTATTAGGCTATAGGAGCCCAGATGATTAAATGCTGCAGTAGGCTGTTCCCCGGGaagcctctctctcttactgtctgtcacacacaaacaaacccagtTAGCCTATCAGTTGTGCTGATTAGAAAGAGTAAAGTGACACTGTAGAAGACAAATAGCACTGAGTTAATCTGTACAGTCATTTAGAGTTTCCTTATTTAATGGGAACATAGACCTCAATTACACAAGACTTCGTTCATCCATTACCTTGAAACAGctgtgaaaaaaatgacatggaAACAAACTGGCACTGACATTTTCAGAGGAAAAGTGCGCGAACCTGGTTATTGGACTAAATGTGAACAATGTCGAACGTTTTTTATGTCAGTGTTTCTTTTgcattcattgtgtttttttaatgttccaGTTTTGCCCACAGGGGAGCAGAGCAGTTTGGAGAGCCTGAGCAGCAGCAACCCACGCCCCCAAACCAAACGGGATATTAATAACATACTGACCACTGTGTGCTGCCAGGTGGGCTGCAGGAAGAGCGACCTCACCTTCCTCTGCTGAGGCCAacccctctcttcttctctctcattccccaagtgaccaaaatgACTCTGTTCTCTCCCATTTTTCCTTAGTAGAAACCAAATCTGAATCAAAATactgatgtttaaaaacaatatgaCCACTGTATTGTATGTACAATACTGCTCATATCCCCAACTGCTATTTGTATTACTTTAACTTGTGAGGTTTGTCGATGTGAATGTGGACCACTTGAGCATCTGTGAACATGTTTCTGAACCCAAGCTGgaagatataaaatatatttgattatgATAGAAATTAACCTATGAGAATTAGGAAACAAAACTAAGTTGAGGTAAATACACTCAGGGATGATATTCAAGGGTGTAGGACTGTATCACTTCCCACTCAGACTCTGTGTAAAGAGAGGACAGATGTCTTAGCCTGGGCTTGTGTCCTGCATGTAGACAAGTATCTGtaggaaatgtatttatagGAAACTGGAGCTGTATTCTATCATTTCActatttttgtcaaataaatgttcttGCATAGGGATCACATTCTGTGATGCGTGAGATCTTTTTAAAATTGCAGTCCTGGACCTGTATACCAGGCAATACTTAGTTAATTTCAGGAAACCTTGTGTCAATAATCTCATCACAACATCAATATGTgacaaaaaatgccaaaaaaatagCACCCTGGTGGCCTGATACAAACCATGAACCACAACGTCCCTGGTCCGCATCTGGCTGGGGACAGACAGTATGTTGTATGTCATTCACCCTCtcattctcctcttcctcacctcatttcctgtcatctacTATCCAGTAAAGGCAAAAagtgcccccccccaaaataattaaaacaagactgtctacagccatgcagctctgtgaggctgttggCCTTCCTGTTACCTGAATaatcaatccatccaatatttgttgagatatttcaatctggaccaaagtgacaaACACAGCCATCTCTAGATCCGTGCTGCTAGTgcgtcttaaaaaaaaaaaataattatatatatatatatatatatatatatacacacacacacacacacacacacacacacacacacacacagcaggactACTTTTTGTATGTATTCATGAGAAAATCAGACTAAATCATACAGAATTACataatacaaagaaaactgCAAACAGGCATCCAGTTATAACTTttattggttttggaaagaaGCAAACTAAGTTTCTCAGTTCATCTTAGCGTTGTTATGTACTGTACAAACAGCTTGCACATGTGTTTGAGGTTAACGGTACAGAACCAAAAAGCATTCTGGCTTacagcacacataaacacactcccTGCTCTCTTCTCAACATTAATACAGGTAACTGACGCTCAGCACAACATGTCATTTCAGTACTATCTATCATCATAGATGCCCCACCTTTTACTGCATGCGCTGCATGCAATAATGAATTACTGCAGGACAAATTCACCACAGAGATGAAGATCAGAAAAATACAAgttttgttgaatttttttgtaCTGCAACATGACTTTCAAGCTGAAAGACGTGTAACCTGTAGTGTACTGGTAAGTTAAAACAGATGCATGATGGGAGATGTGTATGGTGGGCCTCTGTAGATAATGCTGTAGTGACTGTTGCACTGATAGCTTCAAGATTTACCCAGAAGGTTACAACTTCCTGTCAGCCATGTTGATCCATCCAGTCAGCTAGATGAAGAACTAACatgactgaaagaaaatgttagcaaactaaTGTGGGAGCTAAATGGCACCAATCATCATCCCCTTGcattaacaaattaaatacaacCTCAGAGTAATCCACAATGTTCTTTTAGACTGAGTCTGCACAGGTATAAAAGGTAAATGGTtgaaaatttgatttttattttaactgcaCAGCTAAAATCTGACGTTTTAattagccaaataatcacataTCACTAGGTCATTGAATTGGAGTATTGACATGTTGCTAATAGTTCTTTTGTCTTAAATTTAGCCTAAGATGCTTCTACAACAGCTCTGAAAGGACCATGATTGGTTGCATTTAGCAGAATGCCGAcatgcagtacagtacagagatCTTCAGCTACACTTCACACTCACTTTTTGTTCTTCATGTTGAGTGTCAGGGCATTCAGGAAGTTCAACATCATCAGCACAGTGTTTTATacacataaaacaatataatattatttcacttttatccatttaaaaaatattcagcttATTCTCTTTAACAGAGGACTGACTGTCCggggtacacacacatataataccaaaaaaaaaaagaaaaaaaaaaaaagaaaaaaagaagcattttgGTCAACTTAACCTTACTCCAAAACTTCATTCAACTTATGTCATCTCACAGAGACCATTACGATTATGCAAAATAAAGCCATGGATTCAAGCGTTGGTTGGATGATTGGGGGTGTGCTCATGATATAGTCAGAGAGTTTAGGTACCACTGAGGTCAATGGAAACAGGTACGAAAACGTGTCAGACATGTGGTCAAAGTTGAGGAAGAACTAAATAGGTAGATATGGGAACTGAGAATGCTGGATTAATACAAgagtgttttctttctgtttcatcACAATGagttttgaattaaaaaaaaaaaaaaacaaagcaaaaaaacaagctAGCCCCAGTAAACAAATCCTGTTCCAGTAGTGGTACCACAGTCAACTTAATCACTGCTGTTAAGGAAAATTGCTTTTGTTGTCATTGTCTTGAGCtcattaaaaggaaaagttcaGCAATTTGGGAAATAATGAtgccactttcatgtctgtctgttaaatattaaGCTGGAGTCacgagacggttagcttagcttagcataaagactggacacagagggaaacagttagcctggctctgtccaacagaaaacaagacTGGGAGTCTACAGTCACactaacagctctgtgaggctgtacttaggcacagtgttgctttgagctaaatgctaaccttctcacaatgacaatgctaacatgctgatgtttagcaggtataatatttaccatgttcaaaatcatagtttagcatgctgacatttgcaaactagcactaaatacaaagtacagctgaggctgatggaaattaTTAGTGTTGCCggtagtcataaaccaaaatattggactaataaattttgacttgacagtagcactagaggaaaagttaaggaaTATCCAAATGTAGTACAGTTCATCCCGACAGGGAAATGAATGTGTATACctaacaaacaagatataatgtgttaattagtgaactttagaagtgctggtaagCAGATTTTTTACCTTCAGTTatagcaaggctagctgtttccagtctttacactaagctaactgtctcctggctctagccTCATGTTGAAAAGACAGATAgaagagtggtattgatcatcTCCTCTGACTCTGGGAAAAAGACAACGCATAAGcccattttccaaaatgtcaaactaactCTTTAAAGTGTGGACCTTGCCCATGGTATAACTAACTCTACATTAACACTGCTTTCACAAAGCATAACACAGCATCCAGGAAgatatttatcttttaatttaaattaccCTCCCCAATATATAGCACAAATCTTCTGTTGCACTTGAGTTAAAAAATTATATCTGAAATAAATTCAAAAATTATACCTTATACTGTACACAGGTTACCCAACtacacaaataacaaaaaagagagagagaattcaAATATTTATACCTTTAAGGGTTCTGAGCTGTGTGATACCATTCAAATTCTATTCGTATACAGAATCACATGTTTATACAACAAATCATCgtcatcaataaataaaaatagaatgcTGTTATGTACTCTGGAGTCTATCACTGCTGTCCTGGGAACAACAGAAAGTCTATCTGACAATACGAGGAAAACACCAAACGCCCTTTAAGATAtatattattgatttaaaatgacACTTTGTACACTTCTTTTGTTCTGAcgagaaaacatattttcttattttgcaaCCAGTACATTGATTTATCATTGCAGCTGCCTAACTTGCTAAAAACCTCTCCATGTCTGTATATtccagagaaataaaataccagttTGATTGACTGATCAGtgcatttatattaaaaaaggaTGAAATCCAAAGTCATGTGACCCTGTAGTACCAGTAGGTGATGCATGAAAATCtaggggttttttttgtagttaCTTGATCCTATGTTTCATTCGATCGCAAATAAGCACCGACAAGAAACATCTTTCATTTAACTGTTTGTGACAACATACACGTCAAAATGCATCAGTAAATGCATTTACTTGCTGgcaaaagacacacaaatgGCTGCCGTCAGAATAGAAGGATTATTTAAAgagctgattttttaaaatctgctaATGGTGTATAACTAACTATGTATTGTCCTGGGCCCTGCTTTCACTTTAACTAGTCTAACTTTGGATGTGTCAGAGGTTGAGGTGTGTGTCTGACCACAAAGATCTTAATcaaggggttttttttgttttgtttttacagccaAATCTTTCTGGACAACAAACAGCATGTCATCCAGAGTTTAAATCTGGCCGAAACGCTTTCTGTCCATGTCTTCGGTCAGGCAGCTGcagtgaaactttaaaaaaacaccaccacacaTTGACCAGAGGAGGATGGAGACGGAGGCACAGACTTTAGAGGGAGGAAGAACCCAGGTGTCTAACTGCAGCAATACAGATGTTATGTAATGAATACAAATACGATAATTACATGACCTAAAACAGCTCCACGATGCTATATGCAAGTTATACAATACTGCTGGGTAGGCTGCGGACCTGTCGTGTGGGTTCAGAAAACGTTAATGAAAAGTCTGTCTGGTGTTGGTTTGTCCTCTGTCCTCAGTGTCAACCTCTGTCCACTGCCATTGTTTGTTCAACAGTGCTGTTCTCAGTAGCACAGGTTAGTTGTCGGCCAGGTATTTTCCTGAAACACATGAACGAAATGTTTAGCttatgttttaatcatttatggACCTTTTATAGATCTATTGTTAACTTCAGAGACAGTTACTACAGTAAGTACAAGCTGCATTATTATATAGTATAGCATGAacgcatacacacagaaatactgtttGTAAGCATGAGAtaagaaaaatcttttttgaCTGCATTGAGCATAAGGCTGTAACTTTaaggttttttatttgtaaaaaaaattcaatgttAATTGTTAGTTTTCATTATTAACATGCAGTAATTATAGTTTAGTACTAAAGGAGTAGGTCATTTGATACAGCAGTTGACTGACTTCTGATTAGATCAAAATTAAAAGATACCTATCCAAACCAAATTAGTACTTCTACCCTTTCAGAAAGTATATTATACCTTGATCCACAAATTAGCAATATAATAATACACAGATTTGTAAGTATaaacaaatatcaataaaaactTTTAAGTTTTCAAAATGTGTAACTGATGAAAAATTGGACTAATATTACTTAActtatattgatattttacaTCAAACTATGATGATGATCATTACTTTTTTATACTTTCATATGGGAAAatcaaacaatttaaaacagtttaaaatgtttgatctACTCGATGAGTTGGCAGAGCTCTCATTGGACACTACTGACAGTGATAATTAACGTTTGGTTTGGAAAATCCCTTGATATGTTGTTactaaaatgctaaactgaCCTGCGGCGAACCTCTTCTTGATGAGAGAGAAGCGGTATCCTGGCCCAGCCAGTTCAATGTCACAGCTTGACAGGGTGCTGCCCTCACTGGTGAACTGCACCGCCAGCGGAGCCGGTTTACTGGGGCCTTCTGTTAGCTGAAAGCGTGCTAACAACGATCCCACACCTGGGGGAAGAGGGCGAATTCAGAAAGACGTCTGTCGGCCATGAGGAACGATTTACGGGTGAAGGAATAAGATTTGATTCCCAACATTTCATAGACAGTGACGTGCATGAGGGGATCAAGTTATAAGATTCAAGTGTAAACAGCATTGGAAACTATTTTGAGTGGATAGCAGAAAGATATGTTGGTTCtgatttaacaaaatgaaaaatgcaagtAGCAGCTCCAGACGACTTCAGAGTTTGCtgaatttaacttttcattggGGGAAACAGGCTATTGTATCAAAGCCTGttcaatgtcaaaatgtttgctggaTACAGATTTTAAGAAAGCGCTGAATGAGATTCTTTTAACAAGAACATTACAAATCATCTGAGAGTCAGAGGACATTAAACAGGTAAAGACAAGATACAGAGtattacatttaaaagtcaTTCATGTTCAAAAGAAGCTGGGCTAAACTGATCATGTATGAGCCTGGCTACATTTTCTATCTTACAGAAAATACATAACCTTGTTTACTGTCCTTCTCCTGGAGACCAGGTAAGCCCTGGAGGCTTTCTGCTTTGTAACATATGAAACAGGCCAACTTTTTTAAAGTACATCAGATGAGTTCAGATGCACAAATCAAACTATACTTTATCAGTTGAAAATAAGTGTTAATATTCCACTGTAGATGTTCAGACACTGATTTATTTTACCATTAGAGAATAAGAGAAGCTCtggaaacatacacatacagcacacacagacatgccaCCTAGTGCAGGTTCTAGGTCAGTGTTTAAAACTGTCCAGCTCTACATGCCTGCAGAAACTTTGTCCCAGCTCGGGTGACTTTAGAACAATGTTTAGGCTGtatgtgcttttctttttaaccTAAATTTCTCTTTCCACATGCTTGCTCTTCTTATTCTTATCTACTATATAGTTGTCTCTTTTTCACTTGTTGTCGTTATGCCATTAAcagtaaaaatgtacataaaccTTTAACCAGAACTATGGATAATTCCGTAATTTCTGAACAAACAGGGCTAATTCTGAAAATTGATTCAATCTCTTCCAGGCTGATATAATCAGAGTGACTCTTCAAAGTTGGTCAAGATGTATAAAGATTGACTGGATTatgtctgatttttaaaaatttaaaactaAAGGCAGGACTCTCTCATCACCACGAGGCTATTCTTGAAGAATATCAATTACTAAATGATATATGTTACTTTTATTATACTGCATACCTCCGTTTTCAGATTTCTGCGAGATATCAGGAATCTTCCAAAGGATTCTTTGCTGCTCCGCATTCCTGTCAGGATTACAAGAGGACCGAAAACAACATATATGAAGCTTTTGAAGACTAAGTGACCAATTGAAAGCCACAGTCAAACCATctcagagtaaaaacaaaacacaaaagtatGCACTTTAAACTAATCATTGGTATGATGGTGATAACATTGACTCATTAACATTGTGTACAGTCAGCACAACTAAAATTAAGGTAAGTAGAGAAGTCCCTACCTGACattattatttctgtaattcttaataaatgtaatgtaccgaagtatacatactgtatataaaactatAACAAAGTCTGTACCATGCAGCAGGAGGTAAGACAGCCTGTAGTTTTGAAACCCCTCCATCGACAGGGACGAGGAACTGGACGTTGTTGAGGGCCATCGGCGTCGTCATGGCCTCCCCATTGTATTTGTAGTCTATCCTCAGGTCAGTGCTGGTGGGCTCACATCTCCAGTTTACCGCTAGATTCAGAGGAATCGACTGGAGCCCCTCCGTGGATAcctgcacacagagagaaaatatgcACAACTTACATTAATGCCAAAGCATTAACAACGAGTCACGTTGTTCCTACAGTTCATTTAAGCACCCCCCAAAAAAGACATGTTCAATGGGTAATAGTTGCAGTTGGTGCTTTGCAAAATGGCCTTTACAGTGAAACAGTGGGAGATTTAGGGGCTGCTGTGTATCTCTTGGCTTACTGATGTCAAGTTAAACTCCCAAGGGCCGAGCTTACCTGATACTTGAGCATGTCCACGTTGTAGTATGTTGCCTGTGGCTTCTGCTCTGCCACCTTCTTTAAATGGGATATCAGGTTAGGCATGTTCACCCAGAAGTCCTTTGTATTGGCCTTGGCTTGTGTGGTGGTGTCGCTGGTAGAGAAGCATGTAGAAAAGCACGAtcaaaatacagacattttataTGATCCTGGTGATTTATCTAACCTGATAAATTTGCTGTCTGTTATTGTGTAAAATTAGAGTGCAGTACCCAGCTTCTAAAGGAATGtttgacaagaaaaataaacttattttgGCGCTAATGACAATTTGAGTTTGACAGGCTTTGGtcagcattttaatttttacaaagAGCCACAAGAGGTCATGCTTTACGCATACTGAACTATGCAGGTTTTAGGGAAATATATTTTATCAATTACCTCTTAAAGAAATAATCCTCCATTATTTGAAAAGGGAGATATTcaataaatgacattttgtaattaaTCCTAATTAGGTTACAGCAATAATTATTCCACTGCGAGGCAATATACTTTTGCTGCCACTGAGGGTGATTTTTGGTTAGCATATTAACCATGGGTCCCAAGTAAGGGTTTTAAACAAATACgcaaatatgaataaaaaaaattaaaaccaagGACAATAAACAAAAGCTGACCTCTGCTCAAGGTAGTTGGTTGAGTTTTCAGATGACCTCATGATGACTCAATATGCAGTCAGCATTAGTGTCTGAGATGATCTCACTCAAGTTTACTCATCCTCACTGGTCATCACTTAACAACCAAACTCTTCCACATGGGATCATGAATGTTTTATGAGCCATTTCTCAGATAGTTTTACCGGTTTACATCCTTATTCCAGATACACAAATATCTGCATAATCACATCTGAAGCTTTGTTATTCTATATGTTtaaagttttactttgtttttatgccactttatgCATTTTAGGCTGTCTTCTTTATCTCCCTTTTAATTTTTACATCCTCTTTTGATCATGTTAATTTACTTTCATGCGGTTGTATATTTTAGACATTGTACTGATAAAACACATCGAGTTGtcttgtgtatgaaatgtgctatataattTAAGTTTGCTCTGTCACTACAACATACCGTAAGTGTGATAAGTAGGATTTGTTGTGTGGAAACAAATATTATTATGACAATGAAATATACTATGATCATTATGAAAACACAATTGATAAAGAGTCTGCATTTACTAATAATTACACTCTACAAATTTAACAAGAAGGTGACTCATTTTGATCATGTGATGCAACATGCTCTTTAAGCTATTATCTCACATGCTCTATAGgtgaaattaatattattaatacaaattATAATGCACAGTGAGTAAGAAACATTTGATTTGGCTTGAATAAAGTTTAGTTAAATTATCAACactcaaaatattattaaaaaaataggtAGAATTTCCAAGCTGGACAATAAAGCATTCAGACTACGCATGTGAGGAGGATGCAGTAAGAGTTATGGTGTAATCTATCTTTTCACTTCTACACTGAGACATTGCCTCCGGAGAAAAactgtgcatttattttttcctgagAGTGAGGTGGTGAGTTCACAGCGGCGTCATTACCAGCAGAGGAGCTGGGGGTTAGGCAGCACATGCTCCAGTCGGCTGTAGTTGGTTATGCTGAAGGTTAGCACAGCGGGGGACGGGTTATTGGCAAAGTGCCGTGTGATTCCCGCCGGAAACGACAAAACCATCTCACCTATGATCTTCACAACACACCTGAGAgtaagaggaagagaagaagtgGGGTTAGAGAgagtaaagacagagagacagacactgtacatatattgtacatacttattttgttgatttctcagttttttttcattgtattttctttcttaataAACATTGCAATAGGACAGCTTTAAGCCCAAATTAGTTTCATATACTACAATTTCTTAATAAAGGTTTGTGCCCGTGAGTCTGGATCACAGCCTTTATGTATTCAGTGCTTTGTAAATTCACACAACTCTAGTCAATATTAAAACTTATTAacttaaatacttaaattgTGTAAATCAATAAACCCAAACCCAAAGTTTATTCCTCTCAGCTCCTCAACCAAGCAGCGTAAACACAAaaactgagcatgctcagtgaGGTCTGCCTGATATGAAGCTATTCTGCAGAGATGGAAAATGCAGTCACAAATTATTATAGCAATACATTaacaatttgtaatttgtaCACAATACTTCTTCTTCACTCCCCATGATAATcaagcaaactccatctgtt contains:
- the insl5a gene encoding insulin-like 5a isoform X2, encoding MRALVVLPLLLCAVVHVDQVRAEVKAVKLCGREFLRAVVYTCGGSRWRRFLSESDMDGEQSSLESLSSSNPRPQTKRDINNILTTVCCQVGCRKSDLTFLC
- the insl5a gene encoding insulin-like 5a isoform X1 — translated: MRALVVLPLLLCAVVHVDQVRAEVKAVKLCGREFLRAVVYTCGGSRWRRFLSESDMDVLPTGEQSSLESLSSSNPRPQTKRDINNILTTVCCQVGCRKSDLTFLC